The genomic region ATGAAAggttttctttgtcagtgtctCATAATAACCCATATTTGAATTCGCAAATTGATGCATTTGAGGCTCTGTGATTAAGGTCTGGTTGAATCGTCGACTAACACAGCACTGTCATTTTTCCCAGGAGGACGGTGTCACGGAAAGTGCAGTGTCTGAGACAGAAAGGTTTGTACTTAATGGGTGCTGTGGGTGTTTGAACTGGTGATAGGCTATGAAGATAAGAGGCTTAGAGAACGGTGTGCTGTGTGTTCTGAAACTTCTTGTTGGCCTTGGACCTTGCTCTCTGGCTGACCCATTAAGCATTTAGAAGACTCACCTTATGCTGTTGCACAGATGGAAATTTTTGGGACTTTTTTAACTGTTTCCTTTATAACATTAAAAGAAATCCTTTTGTCTAAATCTGCTCGCTTTAATCATATACAAATGTTGTTTACCATTGCTccaacatttgtttgtttcctcatcTTAAATATTCTAAAATCTAAACATTGCTCCTCTCACAACATCCATGCAAAAACTTGATGTTCTTGAACACTAACAAGCGAATAGTGAACAGATAATGGACTGTCTGTGTCTACTGTTTCCACTGACATGTTCATATATGTGTTTATACCTGTATATAGTAAGGACACCTTCACAAATTAGCCTGTATGAGGACATTTTCTATTGCATACAGAGCCAGTTAGGAGCCCTGCTTCCCAGCAAACATTTGACAGATGGGGATGTGAAAGTGGGCAAAGTTAAACCCAAATGAGACCAACATGTGCACAGTACATATACAGCACATATATTCATATAATATAAGATATTCATGGGAACTGTTTAGAACCTACCTAGTTCCTGTTATAATTAAACAACACGGCTATGTGCGACTAGGGACATTTAGTCTTGGTTCACAGTTCTTCATCAAAATGTCAGGATCACTCCCCTCTGATTCTGTCTTccctcactgtgctgctgtaaataGCCAATCGACATGCTGGCTGAGGGTGGAGGAGCTCTGACACTGATTCATGAGGCTCTGGTGTGAGTGACTGAGCTCCACACGCCCACCCACGTTTAAAATGAATACCAGCTTTCACTCTGTGAATTGCTGGGCTGTGATTTTGGGGGCAGATTAATTGGctgtaatctgattactctGGCCTGCTGTAGCCTTGATGACACCCCATTGGCCTCCCCCACCTTCCTCCCCTCAGTGCTGTCTACCTGCCCGCTGGCGTCACTCAACTTATACAGTAGTCTGCTGCCTCAGTGCAGACAGGAAATGCTGACAGGCTGAAGAGGTGATTTGATAATTGGAGTTGAACTGTTTACGATGCAGATCTCATGTATTCTCTCCCTGTTATCTGTGTACATTATACAACGACTGTATGCTTACATCTATCTGTACAGACATATGTTATCTCTTCATTTAATTGTGACCCAGATTCCCTTCTTCTAAATCTCATTCTGTCCTCCTCAAGTCTCACTTCTTTAATGCAAAGCAGCCATATCTTGAACACTGggattttgtcatgtttttcatgtttttctatcaattctcagctgttttttttttttcctttccatgtCCTATAGGGAAGATCAGTCTGGGATCTGATGGGTAGGTAGAAGCCAGAGTTGAAGGGATTATTCTTGGCTGCCGAACACAGGAGATCCTTGGAGCTGCAAGAGATCACCTGGCTGGCAGTGGGCCAAAACCTTTGCCCCGACACAACGGATCATCAGCCCAGCTATCACGGCTTGTTAACTTTCCATGGAGCCAAGAAACCTTCCGTGATACCACAGGGACGTCTTGAAGGCGAACAGCTAAAGAGTTTGGCAGCACCCTTTGTTGCTCTTGGAATACTGCCTTGGAATTTTTGATTCTTGTCCACTAAAAGGAATTTATGTTGCCGGGGAGGAGATTGTATCTACAGTTTTATTGTTGACATGGTTTTTCCCAACACCAATGACCTCCATTCATGGTGTACGTCACAGCAACACTAAGGCCTGGGAGGACTGTCGTTTGTCAAGAAATAACTTGGACTCCAATCAAATATGGCCAGGGACATCAGTCCTCTGAGTCTCATGCCTTTGTCTGTGAGGCACCGACAATGGGTTGGAGCCTCTCTGAAGTTTGTCCacccttttttccccttacgTTCTCTAATTTTCTACTACTTCCTGtcttgtgcagcagcagcaggcagtttGCCTGGCATAGAGTATAACTATGGCAGTAGCCCTAAATTTGTTTGTACCCCAATTCCTCCAGAAGCCCACCCCAGCTGCTATTCCCCGCCCAATGTGCCCCATGGACCTGGTAGTAATAGCCACAGTAATGATCACAACTGGCGAGGCATGATGTCAGACGAGGCCAAAGCCACCATCTTACATCTGCGAGAAAGCCTTGTGAGGCAGAAGGAGACCATCCTGGACCAGCGGGAGACGATCAGAGAGCTGACGGCCAAGCTCACCTTGTGTGAGGGTTTTGGGGGTCACCATAGTATCGGTCATCATGACAACCACCACGGCACTCACCATGACAATCATCATGACACCCATCACGACAATCATCATGACAATCATCACGATAACCATCACGACGACCACCACGACGACCATCACGACGACCACCACGGGCATCACGGCAGCCACCACGTATCGTCACACCACGGCCCTTCAGCGTATCACAGCAATGATCACCACTACTCCCACGGCAGCCACAGATCAGACCTCCACCACAGGAAGGGCTCGTCATACAGCAAACACAGCTCCTTCTCTCCTGAGCAGACAGGAAAAACCCTGcagacactgaaggagaggCTGGAGAGTTTGCAGGTGAGCACAGAAATCTGCAATGCACACTTAGAGAAATGGCATTTTTGAATCACCGTTGGGATGTCATGATACGGCTGAGCATGCTGAAGTTCAGTGATCCAAACTGTCTCTTATAGAGgctgtttctattttaaaaaaatgtaaatctaaATCTGAATTAGCTGCCACCATGTCTCCTGCCAAAATACTGCAAGCATGTGTTTCATGAAGACAACCGTGATCTATTGGTTActacttttgtttatttaatatgtaTTAATGATACATATTTTCAGTATTAAATATTtcgattttttaaaactgattttacCTTTACTACTATCTatagttttaaataaaaacacaatgtttttgAGAAAGATTCAAAAGTCTTGCAGGCATATCCACAAACAACCAGCAACTGTCTGACACACCATCCACAAAGCTAATATCACAGCTGTTTGTCTCCGAGCCATTGGACATTAATGTCCTGTCAGAGTTGTTCCAGCTCTCGATCTCTCCCGTGGATATCAGTGGCTGAGGCTAAGCTCAAACCGGAAGCTGCTCTAAATTGATTAGCCCTCACCCTTCACCTCACATAATCCCAGAGTCCAACCACGACATTATGGAGGGAGATGAGTGCAGCTTAGAGGAGGACAGGGGTGTGGGAGAGGAGGTCGGAACCAGCCAGTCAGATCACCAGATCAAACTGGTGTTGTATGAGcattaatgttaaataatgatTATTCAACCTGGTTAATCCCATGGAGATTAAGAGTTTTCCCCTGGTTAAACCAGGTCAAGACAGTGGCATCATTCAGTATTGGAATATAGACagtgagacaaagagaaaagtctTTGTTTAGAGTATGTTAAAGGGAAATAATCTTTCCTATCAGCTCTATCATGTCATTGTAATGTGTtaactgtatgtgtatatgcTGGTTTAAGTTCAGCATGCATTTGTATTTGGTCTGTTACTTGCAAGTGTAATCATCTGACCATGGCAGTTCAACTGGATTTTGCCTcgaaaatgtcacatttcagtTGCTATAAACCTCGTCCAGGATTTGAATGTAGCTGTAGTCTTTACTAGTCTTAACTTTAATGTCACAACAAAAAGCTTCAAACTTATTTTGATCATTATAGTAGTTATTGTAATCTTGTAGGCATAGATTTGGTCATTTGTTCGTCAAAAAGTTTAAGTTAAAACTGGGCTGAAATTATTTAAGGGCGTTTCAATGgcacatatataaatatatttgaaaagGAATTAGGTCCTAACACTTCAATGAAGTCTAGTCATAGAGATACTGTTGAAATAAGAGTTAAAATTTACACCTGTGGTTCTTCCTTTTCCCTTGTAAAACATAATTGTACTTTAGTTTGACCCTATAAAACACCAAACCTGAGCTCACTGGCAACTTTTATagatgttgttgtttctctctcagaaTCTAAACTGTTCTCCAGCACCTAAAAAAGCCAATACATGTGGCTCTGCTGTCTCACCTGTGTTACAACATTTTCATGATGCTGGTGTCACATTGCGAGACTAAAACCCTGCCGCCCTCTGGCCTGTGAACACTTCATTATCAGTGCAGGTGAAAGTGTTGAGTGTCAGAAATCCCCTTCAATCTTCCTTGAAGGTGTGAGACAAAACAGAAGTGGATCCAGGATTTAGCCTCCATCACTGCATCATCAAACAGGATGTCTATGCCACCAGCCTCTGGCCACGCACCGAAGGGTGCTAGCTAGCCTCACCTTCAATTAGCTTCATCCTCCCTGACGCGGCTATTAATCACGGCGTGTGCTGGCAGGGAACAAAGCCGGATCTGCTGGTGAGGAAAACGAGGATGAACAACGGAGAGGATTGAGGAGGGCTTGAAGGGGGGAGGCGGTGGACTCTTCCCCCACAAATTTGAATGTCAAGCCACAGTTCTTTATTCACCGTATATAACTAAACTTCTGACTCTTAACTTCTAAAACAGTTTACAGGGAAGGAAGCACTGCATAGCCCCGGCTGATCTGACAGGTGCTCTTTAGTGAAGTAggtagaagaaaagagaaaagagcagaaTCCCACATGTAGGCAACCATGGAGAAACTTCTTAACTTCATAGAACTAACTTCTAAACTTAGATTACACGAAAATAAACTTAGTAAATAATACATAGATTTAGGCTTTTTTAagtatgtgaaaaatgtatgcCACTGAAATAAGTAGTgactaataaaaacatgtaaccCAAACAAGCCACAAGACCGATTTCTTACCCTCtaaaactgttatttattttattatgtttaagTTTACTCAGTCCCATCGAGCAGAGTCTCTGAGAAATTATTTTGACATCTGTGTCTACAGGCAAGAAACTCCTCCAGCTCCTACTCCAGCTCCCTGAGAGAACTCCTCCAGCGGAAGATCAACGCcctggaggagcagctgcacAGCTACCACAGAGATCACCATGACTACGGTCACCATAACGACCACCACGGTGATCACCACGATGACCATCATGACAGCCACCGCGGCAGCAGCCACTACGATGACCACCATGACAACCATCATGATGATCACCATGGCCACAGCTATCATGACAACCACCATGATGACCACCATGATGACCACCACGGTAACGGTCACTATGACAACCACTATGACAGCCATCACAACAACCACCACAGTAGCCACCGGTACAACCATCACAGCAATCACTACAATCGCCATCATGATCGCCACTATGACCACCATTATGACTGGCATCATGGCCGGCATCAAGGTCCCTATGACAGCTACCACAGCAACCACCACGATGACCACCACGATGACCACCATGACGACGGCCACCATGATTTTCACCATGAACTTGACCACCACGATGGCCACCATGATGACCACCACGACAAACACCACAGCAACGACCACCATGACAGCCACCACGACAATGATCATCACCCACGACGACTGCCTTTCAGCAGCAAAGACACAAGTCTTCGTGGTGCTGGACACAGCAAGCTGGAAACAGTGCTCAGCCAACTGCACCACAGCAACAATGATGGTAcaaatacacacccacacatagCCACTGCACAGTTTGTGCCACTCATAAATCAAGCCCAAAGGTCATAAAATGTCCATTGCACTACCTTTACCACATGGTTATTATTTTAACCATCAGATGGATGAGCTGTATTTAAACTCTGCGCTCTCTGTCTCACCAGGAGACCACAAGAAGCTGAAGAGTCCAAGCGCTTTCCTGCTCGACTTCCCCATGAGGACCAACTACATGTACGCCAGGATGAAGCGGTCCGTGGTCAATGAGATCTTCGCCCTGACCATCTGCCTGTGGCTGAAGGCAGGGGCAGGTCCTGGCCTCGGCACTCCCTTCTCCTACGCTGTACCAGGGCAAGCCAATGAGCTGGTGCTCATCGAATGGGGCAGCAACCCCATGGAGCTGCTAATCAATGACAAGGTAAAAGTGGTGCAATGTTGTCATGTACAGAAACACCACAACATGTGACCCAAACCAATCTGTCACCATATCATGCCACAGCACTTTGTGGCCTAAAAATTCAGTCAGGACCCCCACTGATTCTGGCAAAGGAAAcaccagtgttttctgtttattaaagGATTAAtgaagttttcattttccactcaTAATTGTTGCTTATCCCAGCTTTGTGAGACCAGTGTCCTCAGGTAACGCTGCAGTTCATGCACATCCCACAGCCCAAAGTGTTACTAATCTTGCACACAGTGAGGTGGGGTATTCACAGTTCAGACTGACAGAACAGCCTCACCTCACCAGTGGAGGTCAGAGCTACAAGAAGAGGACAGTGACCTCAGCCTCAGGAGCACAGTATTTACACAGACGGTTCTCAGCCACTGGTCAGTCAGTTGAACTTGTCAGGCAGTGGCCTGCACAGACTGAAGGATGGATTTGTTGTGTTGAAGTGTTGAAAAACTCTGACTCAGAGCATTTTGTGGAATTAAATCCATCTTGCAGTGTATATCTCTGTTTGAGTGacactttttaatttaacaagACATTAACCTGTACACAGACTGCTGACACACAAATGATTCAATTATTCTATTAGCTTCCTAAACCTAATTTCATTCTCAGAAACGCTGATACCTTTTTCCCCTAAACGGAAGACAGATGCTTTTCCCTTCCTTGCTCCTGTACTCGGTGCGGTGAGCTCAACAAACAAGTCAACAAAGCAATTAATCTGATTATTGTAATTGATTGGCCTAATTGTCTGTAGGAGTGACATTATCAGGGGCATAAactgtcatgtttgttttcttctagTCACACACGTGGTAGTTAACAAACTGATCAATGGCACAGTTAAATGATCTTCAGAGTGCAGATTAATTTCAGTCTTTCTAATTATTTTCCTGGAGTATCTTGGGATGAACAGAGGTGGGGCATGTTCATGTAGAGCTGTCTAAGGCTATCATCTAGGGGCGGTTTGTCATGGAAATTTGCTTCCGTAATGAAGGGTAAAGAAGCCTAGTTTCTGTGTGGGTGTCCATGTACTATGATTAAAAGTAGGGAATTAAAGATCAGAGTGGAGGAGTCTGCACTTTTGTTGCCACTCCTACAACATGATGACATGTCCTAAACTGTAAGGTCAGGCCTCAGTTATCTCCTTAAGACTAATgcacatttatttcagtgtgttgtaATTTATTACCCAAATACACTGCGTCTAAAAAGTTGTACATCAAAGAGAGATACACACCATTTGACAGATTTGTCGAAAAGATGAACTTAGTTAAGgctttgtacattttttttcttttgtgattaAAATCCACAATTTAATACAGATAAAATGAAGTGTGGTGcaaaattaataatgaaatcatTAATACTGGTATGATCAAATGGAGCTGAAGGATTGAGGATTAATGAGAAAATTGTTGTGCAACACatatgtgcatttttattcTCTGAAATTCTGCTTTTAGTGAAAGAAATGACTCTAGTGTAACTACTTGTATCTCACAGATATAAACCTAATATGAAGAGGCAAGCAGATACTATCGTCATGTCTCCCTGTCAAagcatttctctctttccacctTTGTGTTTAGGCAGTGACGTTGCCCATAACCATGACAGACGGGAAGTGGCATCACATGTGTGTGACGTGGTCGACACGTGATGGTGTCTGGGAGGCCTACCAGGATGGGCTGAAGAAAGGCTCAGGACAAAACCTGTCAGCCTGGCACTCCATCAAAGCAGGGGGGATCTTCATCCTGGGGCAGGAGCAGGTAGGAGGAACAGTATGGTATCTGACCAACACTGTAAACAGGTAGAGTCAAAGGGTAAAATATGGAATATctactgtgtttttactgttcaGCTGCCAGCTCTGGTTGAGTCTGGAAACCTAGGTTTCCTTTTGACATGCTTTTCTTGCATACAGTGGCTTTATATTCATTCAAAGTCACCTTTTAGTCCCTTATCCATCCGTTAAGATCTAGTCCATCGCAcatctttttaaatctttttaagCAAAAACTCTTCCTTCCCCCAGGACACGATGGGAGGCCGCTTCGACGTCACTCAGTCCTTCATGGGAGAGCTGTCAGATCTTCAGTTCTGGTCCAGAGTCCTGACACCAAACGAGATCTCCAGCCAGgcgacctgcagcagccaccTCACTGGTGACGTCATTTCCTGGTCAGAGGAGTTGGTGGAGCTCCACGGTGGGCTCACTGAGATCCCCTTTGAGCCCTGCCACTAAAGGCTGGCACCGGACCCTCACGCACAGAGCTGTAGGATCATCCTCCCTGTGTAACTGATTACATGCCTGTGTAAGAAATGGCTGCAGAGTGGAAAAATATCATTTCGTTTTGGATCAAAGATGAGGGAATAATTTATTTCATTGCTCATTCTGGTTTTTCATCATATTGGTCTACAGAACTTACAGAACTACTAACACAAGGTCAGCCATGGGCAACAGGCAGAGCGAggatttattttgctttttctatattttttttttttgccattccTGTCCAATCTTTCTGCCTTCTCCACCCACACCCACGCTCCCTCGCTCTTACACTCTCAGCAGGATGACTTTGAAGGCTCCAAAGATTTACCGGCTGTGTGGTCATGACTGCGACAACTCTGAGGGATCCGAAACACATAATAGGATTTCCTTCCATCGGAACAGGTCCAAAGGTTGCTTGTTGCCATTAGCTCGCCTGCTCTAGCTTGTTTTCTTTGGTATGTGagcaacacaaacattacaggagtgaaagagaaaatcaaatcaaatcaagccATGTCAAGACCTGAGTCTTGATGATTCATACATGTTGCTAAAGTAAAGACAATTAAATATCTGCTCTTTATTTTGTGGAGACAATGGAGTAATGCTGGTGCAGAACTTTTTTTACAATGCAGGTCAAATTTGGCATGGAGTTAGCACAATCTAATGATTTTGCACACTGAGATTTTGGCAGACTGTTTTATATTAGTATTTCATATTGAAAACTCTCTAACATGCTCTTTTGTAGAAAGAAAActgcatttgtatttgtggcattcataaaaaaaaatgtaatccaTGTCTGTAAAACTGCATTCTGTCAATGCAGGACTGAGTATGAAGTTTTGAATTTGgaattttctctgtctctctgtaagcgggtctgtttctctgttcaaAAGTCAAACAGCAATTACATAAGAGCACCACAGCTCAATGTCAGACATGGCACATCACAGCCACGAGCCACCTGCCTGCGTCAATGCAGGTAAACTGTCCCTCAACATGTCACCGCTGTAATACTGATGTCTCCTCAGCAACCGGTGGCTTACAGCAGGATTTACCTGTGGACAACTGATCCGATCCTGCCTATTTCCAACCAGCTCAAACCACATGGCAGAGGtagactcacacacaaacactcacacagatacacactcgCACATGctcagagagataaagaggtGAAAAGAGACATTGTTGATCTCATACTGTTTGTAGCTGCACTTTCCCATTTTTTATAAAAGAGGTTTTTGTACATGTAAAGTATACCAGATAgactgtttttaatcatttaaaggATTTATAATGGTATGTAAATAAGTACATAGCACTTTCTCAACCCTCACTTTaccctgtgtttgtttgtgaagcACATATTTGgaactgtttattatttgtttgttataaCCCTGCCCCCTCTGAGTTAAACTCTGACTCCATTCTGCATTGACCTCTCACTTTTGTTAGCAAAAAGAGGTAtctgttgttgccatggtgatagGAAATCTCTCTCAGCATCAGGACCACGTCTTCCCGACTGTGTCGCACTACAACTgtaaatatctgcaaaatgtttcCTTTGACTGTAATGCCAAGACGAGCAGAACTTTGAAACCATgctcctgttttcctctcatgATAGTGGGCCAAATGCAAGtgacatttatttctttgtttcatatgtttctgtctttctcacttAGACTTGGGTTCATTCACCTCCTCCTACGACCTAACTGTATAGTTTAAAGATAAGATATACAACTCTATGCATGAAGACTTGCTTATCCTCGCCTTTGGTGTACATTGTAATGTTTATTAGATTTTCTGTATCCTTGTGTCTTTGGCTGTAAATATACAAAGTATTACAGTGTGTTCAGTCAACTCTCCCTCCCTCATGTGTAAGCCAAAACTATAAACTGAATTATAAAacttgaaagagaaaaaaaatgcactataaatgctgtaaaatatttgtatataGACCTATGTCAGGATTTGgaataaaactatttaaaatattttatgaattCAAACTGGACTGCGAACTCTTTTCTTTGAACACTGTTAGCAAATAGACAAACGTAGAATGAGACCAGTCTTATCCTAAAGAATCCTGGGTCTTTAAATAGTGtagaggtttgtttttaaaagctaaaaCTTGATGACGTCTTGGTTTTTGCCTTCAAAACTATTTAGAATATTCTTTACTGTCATTGCCAGCAGCTGTCATTGTGTCAGAAATGAAGACATCAGTCTTTTCACGTCCTGTTTTAGAATGAATCTCTTCGTATGAAGCTTTTCAGAGGATTAACTCTTTATGTTTCTTCTGAATGGtctcatcattttattttttacctctgtcagtctgctttgttttctcaCAGACACATCCTTTATCATCGTGTAACCATGGAAACGGGTGATAGGATATTGTGTatgtaattttctgtctttctggcctgtgtgtgtgtgtgtgtgttttgatatCACCGTGTTGTTCCAGTCACAGTCGGCTCTGCAGGAAACCAAACTGAGCGTGTGCACGTAAATCTTATGAGGACCAGTTTAAGTTTGAGTGAGTGATTTTGTCGAGTGCAGTCATTTCTAAGGGCAGTTTGAGGGTAATACTGACACAGCTCCACCTGTGACCCCAGGTTTtccttgtctcctcctcccttgttCGTCTGTGTGTGGGTCATCAGTCACCTGACTCATCTCCACACCTGCTCTTCACCAGCTCATCAGCTCCATTATATGAACCTGGTAAAACATATGTTATGGCTAAACATTCAGACGTATTTCACataatttcagtgtttgttttgatgtattAATGTACTATTTTTACACCCCTGTATTTCAAGAAACTATGATTGAATAAT from Lates calcarifer isolate ASB-BC8 linkage group LG3, TLL_Latcal_v3, whole genome shotgun sequence harbors:
- the LOC108886965 gene encoding probable serine/threonine-protein kinase DDB_G0282963; this encodes MARDISPLSLMPLSVRHRQWVGASLKFVHPFFPLRSLIFYYFLSCAAAAGSLPGIEYNYGSSPKFVCTPIPPEAHPSCYSPPNVPHGPGSNSHSNDHNWRGMMSDEAKATILHLRESLVRQKETILDQRETIRELTAKLTLCEGFGGHHSIGHHDNHHGTHHDNHHDTHHDNHHDNHHDNHHDDHHDDHHDDHHGHHGSHHVSSHHGPSAYHSNDHHYSHGSHRSDLHHRKGSSYSKHSSFSPEQTGKTLQTLKERLESLQARNSSSSYSSSLRELLQRKINALEEQLHSYHRDHHDYGHHNDHHGDHHDDHHDSHRGSSHYDDHHDNHHDDHHGHSYHDNHHDDHHDDHHGNGHYDNHYDSHHNNHHSSHRYNHHSNHYNRHHDRHYDHHYDWHHGRHQGPYDSYHSNHHDDHHDDHHDDGHHDFHHELDHHDGHHDDHHDKHHSNDHHDSHHDNDHHPRRLPFSSKDTSLRGAGHSKLETVLSQLHHSNNDGDHKKLKSPSAFLLDFPMRTNYMYARMKRSVVNEIFALTICLWLKAGAGPGLGTPFSYAVPGQANELVLIEWGSNPMELLINDKAVTLPITMTDGKWHHMCVTWSTRDGVWEAYQDGLKKGSGQNLSAWHSIKAGGIFILGQEQDTMGGRFDVTQSFMGELSDLQFWSRVLTPNEISSQATCSSHLTGDVISWSEELVELHGGLTEIPFEPCH